The genomic segment CACGACCCTGACCGACCACAGCACGACTGAACGCCACCACGACCGACCACCGTGACGGCTGATCGCCGACCGACCACCGCCACGACCGATCACCACCGCCGACGCCCCACCCGCAGGTCTCCCCCGCACTCCCGGACGCCCCCACTCCGAAGGACGACGCACGTGTCGCAGAAGGCACGGACGGCCCAGCTCTGGCTGTTGGCCATCGCCGCACTCGTCGGCGTCTGGCTGGTCGAGAACGGCGCCGCCACCGAGCTGGTCCCGCCGCAGCCCACCACCGCCGAGGCATTCGCGGCCGGTCCCGGTCTCCGGCCCGACGCACCGGTCGCCGATCCGCTGCGCCCGTCGGCACCGGTCCGTGTGCGTATCGCCGCCATCGGCGTGGACGCCCCGATGACACCGCTCGGGCTCGGCCCGGACGGCAGCCTCGACGCACCACCCGTCGACACCCCCGATGTCGTCGGCTGGTACAAGGGCGGCACCCCGCCCGGTGCCAGGGGCACCGCGATCCTCGCCGGTCATGTCGACAGCGCGCGGGGCCGGTCCGTCTTCTACCGCCTGGGGTCGCTGCGCAAGGGCAGTACCGTCGAGGTGGACCGCGCGGACGGCAGCACCGCCGTGTTCTCGCTGGACGCGATCGAGGTGTACGAGAACGAGCGCTTCCCCGACGACCGGGTCTACGGCGCGTCGGAGCACGCCTCGCTACGGCTGATCACCTGCGGCGGCGGCTACTCGAAGGAGACCGGCTACCAGGGCAACGTGGTCGCGTACGCCCACCTCACCGATGTGCGCCACGCCCCGTCGCTCACCCCGTCCACTGATCGAAGGCGAGCTTGACGACCAGGGAGAACACGACGACCAGCAGCACTCCCCGGACGAACCCGCTGCCCTTGCTGAGCGCCATCCGGGCGCCGGACATCCCGCCCGCCAGATTGAACACGGCCATGATCGCGGCGAGCTGCCACAGCACCGTGCCCTGCCAGGCGAACATCGCGAGCGCCCCGCCGTTGGTGCAGACATTGACGATCTTGGCCGTACCGGACGCGGTCACCAGGTCGAGGTGGAGCACGGCCGTCAGCGCCAGCACCAGGAACGTGCCCGTGCCGGGCCCGAACAGCCCGTCGTAGAAACCGATTCCGCCGCCCACCAGCACGATCGCCGTGACGGTACGGGCCAGGCCGCCGGACCGCGGCCGCTGCCCCTCCCCCTCGGACACCGCCCTGCCGAACGACGGCCGCAACATCACGAACGCCGCGACGGCGAGCAGCACCACCATGATCATCGGACGTAGTACGTCACTGCTGATCCCGGCGGCGAAGAACGCGCCCGCCATCGACCCGGCCAGCGCCGCGAGCCCGATCCGCAGCGCCACCGATAGCCGTATCGGCGTCCTCCGCGCGTACGTCACCGCCGCGCCCGTAGTGCCGACGATCGCGACCGCCTTGTTCGTGCCGAGGATCTGGGCGGCCGGTACGTGCGGCAGCCCGAGCAGCAGCGCGGGCAGGAGCAGCAGTCCCCCGCCGCCCACCACCGCGTCGATCCAGCCCGCCAGGGCCGCGGCGAGGCAGAGGAGAACGAGAGCGCTCAGGGATATGTCGGGCATGATCGCGATTTTAGGGCTGGGGTACGAGCCACCGCCGTACACCCGTCGGCCATGAGCCGATCCTCACGGGCCACCGACGTACATCCGCCGACCACGAATCGGTCCGTACGAGTCACTGCTGTACGCCCCCGGCCATAGCCGATCCTTACCGGCCACCGCCGCACACCCGCCGACCACGAGCCGATCCTCACGGGCCACCGCCGTACCCCGACCCCCCACGCCCACCCCCACGACCCCGGCCGTCAGCCGGACCGGGGCACCCCCGGTGCCCGGCCTCAGGACAGCGCGAGCGGTGCGCCGCCCCTGAGCAGTGAGCCGCCCAGCGGGGTGAGCGTGTGCAGCACCGAGCTGCCGTGGCGCAGCGTGTGGACCAGACCCGCCTCGCGCAGCACACAGGCGTGCTGGCTGGCGGAGGCCAACGAGACCCCGGCGCGGCGGGCCAGCTCGCTGGTCGTGCAGCCGTCGCCGATGGACCGGAGCACCGCGGACCGGGTGTGGCCGACGAGTCGGCCGAGCCAGGGGCCGGGTTCCGCGAAGGTGGGGGCGCCGGGGTGGGTGACCGGGTAGACGAGGACCGGTGGCAGATGAGGGTCGCGGTAGACGACCGGGGTGCCCCGGCAGAAGAACGACGGCTGGAGCAGTAATCCCCGGCCGTCCAGGCGCAGTTCCCGGTCGACCGGGTAGTCCGCCTCCAGGACCGGTGCGCGCCAGCGCATCATCGGCGGCAGCGTGCCGAGGAGTTCGTCCGCGCCGCCGTCGAGCAGGGCCCGGCCCCGGACCGCGCGGTCGGCCTCGACGCTTGCCTGGATGTGCGGCCAGTAGGGCTCGACGGCGGCGCGGTGGTAGCCGCGCAGGGCGCCGATGAGGCGGCCCAGCGGTTCGACGCGGCCCTCGGTGAGCGCTTCGAGCCTGGGGTGCGGGGGTCGTTCCCGCACCGCCGTTCCATGTGCCGACCGGTTGCCGCCGAGGCCGCCGAGGCGCGTCTGCTGCGGTCGGCCGGACGCGACGAGCGACAGCTCGCGGTGCAGCCGCTCGGGCGGTGTGTCGCGCAGGGCCTCCATCCCCGCGTCCAGACCGAACGGCTCGCCGTTCCCCTGAGTGGGTGTCAGGAAATCCGGGAAATAGCCGCGCTGCGGAACGATCGCCGCCAGCAGCCGCGTCTCACCATTCAGTCGTGGCCGTGTTTCGGTTCGCCAGTCACCGAACACCGTGGAAGCCCGGCGGTCCCGCAGTCGATGGAAACTGAGAATGGTTTCCCACAATGCGTCCGGCCTCGCCGCCATGCGGACCTTGGACAGGTCCACCCCGGTGAAATGAATGCGCAACACTGAACCCCACCCCTTGCACCCGCAATCGCCCCCATCAAATCGTATGCGAGCCATCACAGGACGTCACCACGGGGTTTCAGCCACAGTTGAAACGTCTCGCCCCAGGGCGGTGTCACCCGAAAAGCTGTACGACGTCGGGCACGAAACCAGAGCCACCGATTGAACGAGTGAAGGCCGTGGGGGGCTTCGCGCGTTCGGCGGCGGTTGGCAATGGTGCGGCTCCGTGTCCGACGGGGGTAAGCCGGGTGCGGTTCGCGGATGGGGTATCCGCGGGCCGCACCCTGGTTCGTTCCGGCGGCGTTCCCATCCCGTTCCCCGGTCGTTCCGCGCTCATTTCTTTGCGCATCGAACGGAGAAAAGGATGGCGCTCAACTGTCCGCAATTCAACAGCTGACGCCTCGTCGAATATCGGATTCCATCGCCCCCCGGGGCCTCGCCACACTCCGGACGACGCGCGGTTCAATTGCCCTGGACATGACAAAAAGGCGGCACCCGCGCACGGGTTACCGCCACTTCGGGAGTTCCGGGGCCGCCGTCGGGATGAGGTGATCCGACGGCGGCCCCGGACGGGAGAGAGCACGGGCCCGGCCCGCGGCCGACGCGGGCCGGGCCGGGCCGACAGCGGGCACTGGCAGCCGACACAGCACGCGGGTCCGGTCGGCTGCGGACGCGGCCCGAGCCCCGCGGCCGACGCGGCCGAGCCCGCGGCGGGCACCGGTCCGGCCGATGCGGGACACGGGTCCGGCGCTGCTCGGGACGCGGTCCCGGCCCTGTGGCGAGTGCGGTCGCGGGGCTCGGCCCTGTGGCGAGTGCGGTCGCGGTCCCGGCCCTGCCGCGGTCGCGGTCCCGGCCCTGCGACGGACGCGGTCCCGGCCCCTCGGCGAACCGG from the Streptomyces sp. AM 4-1-1 genome contains:
- a CDS encoding class F sortase translates to MSQKARTAQLWLLAIAALVGVWLVENGAATELVPPQPTTAEAFAAGPGLRPDAPVADPLRPSAPVRVRIAAIGVDAPMTPLGLGPDGSLDAPPVDTPDVVGWYKGGTPPGARGTAILAGHVDSARGRSVFYRLGSLRKGSTVEVDRADGSTAVFSLDAIEVYENERFPDDRVYGASEHASLRLITCGGGYSKETGYQGNVVAYAHLTDVRHAPSLTPSTDRRRA
- a CDS encoding helix-turn-helix domain-containing protein; the encoded protein is MLRIHFTGVDLSKVRMAARPDALWETILSFHRLRDRRASTVFGDWRTETRPRLNGETRLLAAIVPQRGYFPDFLTPTQGNGEPFGLDAGMEALRDTPPERLHRELSLVASGRPQQTRLGGLGGNRSAHGTAVRERPPHPRLEALTEGRVEPLGRLIGALRGYHRAAVEPYWPHIQASVEADRAVRGRALLDGGADELLGTLPPMMRWRAPVLEADYPVDRELRLDGRGLLLQPSFFCRGTPVVYRDPHLPPVLVYPVTHPGAPTFAEPGPWLGRLVGHTRSAVLRSIGDGCTTSELARRAGVSLASASQHACVLREAGLVHTLRHGSSVLHTLTPLGGSLLRGGAPLALS
- a CDS encoding TSUP family transporter; translation: MPDISLSALVLLCLAAALAGWIDAVVGGGGLLLLPALLLGLPHVPAAQILGTNKAVAIVGTTGAAVTYARRTPIRLSVALRIGLAALAGSMAGAFFAAGISSDVLRPMIMVVLLAVAAFVMLRPSFGRAVSEGEGQRPRSGGLARTVTAIVLVGGGIGFYDGLFGPGTGTFLVLALTAVLHLDLVTASGTAKIVNVCTNGGALAMFAWQGTVLWQLAAIMAVFNLAGGMSGARMALSKGSGFVRGVLLVVVFSLVVKLAFDQWTG